A region from the Acanthopagrus latus isolate v.2019 chromosome 8, fAcaLat1.1, whole genome shotgun sequence genome encodes:
- the olfml1 gene encoding olfactomedin-like protein 3, with protein sequence MSGKLLPVLLLALHLTAGSVQSQGSSQDAFIIQYLERRLAQMEERLNLCEQNTVTVTQKTYDLSSEIRGFLSTVSVLRSEVRNQVDSVAVRVDRMERELEYLENKIPTQTDIEMEEALLEQQIKAAEQEQLKKKAKIKVEKDCSTALSQIKSLKIVKKTGDTSGSWFKDPSEGSTKVYLLSGIRNNTLLEYVSLQSFAERTTTPPATVVQLPFHWQGTGHVVYNGFLYCHKAETPNQILKVDLLNGTVVDSTLLPGAGRLPVYSLNPNTYLDLAVDELGLWVIHADPEYGGNLVITKLDKATLAVEYTWDTQCRSRDAEGAFLICGTLYVVYNTRYGGRSTIQCLYDIHDTIHSEESPVLFFPKRYTSHSSIHYHPGDKQLYAWDDGYQTIYKVETRRNDQVATE encoded by the exons ATGTCAGGCAAATTGCTTCCCGTCCTCCTCCTGGCCCTCCATCTGACTGCGGGTTCAGTGCAGAGCCAGGGTTCATCCCAGGATGCCTTCATAATCCAGTACCTGGAGAGGAGATTGGCTCAGATGGAG GAGCGTCTGAATCTGTGCGAGCAAAACACAGTGACTGTCACCCAGAAGACCTATGACCTCTCCTCTGAAATCAGAGGTTTTCTGtccactgtcagtgttttgag ATCAGAGGTGAGGAACCAGGTGGACAGTGTGGCTGTGCGAGTTGACCGCatggagagagagctggagtATCTTGAAAACAAGATTCCCACCCAGACTGACATCGAGATGGAGGAGGcgctgctggagcagcagatAAAGGCTGCAGAACAGGAGCAGCTGAAAAAGAAGGCCAAGATCAAAGTGGAGAAAG ACTGCAGCACAGCCCTGAGTCAAATCAAATCCCTCAAGATTGTGAAGAAGACAGGAGACACCTCTGGTTCCTGGTTCAAGGACCCTTCTGAAGGATCAACTAag GTCTACCTGCTCAGTGGAATTCGTAACAACACACTGCTGGAgtatgtttctctgcagagtttCGCAGAGAGGACCACCACTCCACCAGCAACAGTGGTGCAGCTGCCGTTCCACTGGCAGGGGACGGGTCATGTGGTCTACAATGGATTCCTCTACTGCCACAAGGCAGAAACACCCAACCAGATACTGAAG GTGGACCTGTTGAATGGTACAGTGGTGGACAGTACACTGCTTCCAGGAGCAGGTCGCCTGCCAGTCTACAGTCTGAACCCCAACACCTACTTGGACCTGGCTGTGGATGAACTCGGCCTCTGGGTCATCCACGCTGACCCCGAGTACGGAGGAAACCTGGTCATTACCAAGCTGGATAAAG caaCTCTGGCAGTAGAATATACCTGGGACACACAATGCAGAAGCCGTGATGCTGAAGGTGCCTTCCTAATATGTGGGACCCTCTATGTGGTCTACAACACACGGTATGGAGGACGATCCACCATCCAGTGCCTGTACGACATCCATGACACCATCCACAG TGAGGAGAGTCCAGTGTTGTTCTTCCCAAAGCGCTACACCAGCCACAGCAGCATCCACTACCACCCCGGGGACAAACAGCTGTACGCCTGGGACGACGGCTACCAGACGATATACAAAGTGGAGACTCGCAGAAATGACCAAGTCGCCACAGAATGA